One window from the genome of Gimesia aquarii encodes:
- a CDS encoding carbon storage regulator, which produces MLVLSRKLQEKIKIGDDIYIQILKTGPGAVRVGIEAPVDVPIVRDELNHESTEEEPKPQVA; this is translated from the coding sequence ATGTTAGTTTTAAGTCGCAAACTGCAAGAAAAAATCAAAATTGGTGACGACATTTACATCCAAATATTAAAAACCGGACCGGGGGCCGTGCGGGTGGGAATCGAAGCGCCGGTAGATGTTCCCATCGTACGCGATGAACTGAATCATGAATCGACGGAAGAGGAACCGAAACCACAAGTCGCGTAA
- a CDS encoding helix-turn-helix domain-containing protein — MTDQKEQGCLNFTRGNKIHILREIAPLLPHYRMTRVLRAVDAWQWKNARNENYFTFSYRQIAEFEGMSVPTVRRGIADLIKYDLLIKHEAVTSYGQQPNAYKIAWSILDAVVNDGEPLLLDLDEITGDETETPAPDLDQKSSQVLKVGGDQFDHPPDHDAPPESAQVVNVGGDHSDHPPDQFDQASLYPLININPPPSHKALVTITPERVVVEKELRLMGVGLASKAIETALGRGCSLDDVLQLIEYARSKPDAYGPGALKNRVCEALPGEDPSQGWPRESDEFLKQQRQAVAQKEGSQASRKTAEREAKRKANQRAQQELEREYGPQLDRLKRDELLDFVKAHCEPVIVRALAQNPDVHRSPGFYRVTLLEALRDQATGMPGEV; from the coding sequence ATGACGGATCAAAAAGAACAAGGTTGCCTCAATTTTACACGAGGTAACAAGATTCATATTTTGAGAGAGATCGCGCCCTTGTTGCCCCATTATCGCATGACGCGCGTTCTCCGAGCCGTTGATGCATGGCAATGGAAAAACGCTCGCAACGAAAATTACTTCACATTCTCGTATCGCCAGATCGCCGAGTTTGAAGGAATGAGTGTCCCGACGGTCCGACGCGGTATTGCCGATCTGATCAAATACGATCTCTTAATCAAACACGAAGCTGTCACCAGTTATGGCCAGCAGCCCAATGCGTATAAGATCGCCTGGTCAATCCTTGATGCCGTTGTGAACGATGGTGAGCCGTTATTGCTCGATCTGGACGAAATCACTGGCGACGAAACTGAAACTCCAGCTCCTGATCTGGATCAAAAATCGTCGCAAGTCCTTAAAGTAGGGGGTGATCAATTTGATCACCCCCCTGATCACGACGCCCCCCCAGAATCGGCGCAAGTCGTTAATGTAGGGGGTGATCATTCTGATCACCCCCCTGATCAATTTGATCAGGCCTCCTTATACCCATTAATTAATATTAATCCACCACCCTCCCATAAAGCGCTCGTAACAATTACGCCGGAGCGGGTGGTGGTGGAAAAAGAATTGCGTTTGATGGGTGTGGGACTCGCGTCCAAAGCCATTGAAACGGCCCTGGGCCGTGGCTGTTCACTCGATGATGTGCTGCAGCTGATTGAATACGCGCGATCGAAGCCAGACGCGTATGGGCCCGGCGCGCTCAAAAACCGGGTTTGTGAGGCCTTGCCCGGTGAAGATCCCTCACAAGGCTGGCCTCGGGAATCTGATGAATTTCTCAAGCAGCAACGGCAGGCCGTAGCACAGAAGGAAGGCAGCCAGGCTTCGCGGAAAACGGCAGAACGCGAAGCAAAACGAAAAGCGAATCAACGCGCCCAGCAAGAGCTGGAGCGTGAATACGGCCCCCAGCTGGACCGATTGAAACGAGACGAGCTCCTCGACTTCGTGAAAGCTCATTGTGAACCGGTCATTGTCCGGGCTCTGGCCCAAAATCCGGATGTTCATCGTTCACCCGGTTTCTATCGCGTCACATTGCTGGAGGCACTTCGAGACCAGGCAACCGGAATGCCTGGTGAAGTTTAA
- a CDS encoding DUF4031 domain-containing protein, with translation MSQVQLDFFNTPDEPALNSVYVDPMLGCARNPNWRYDEACHMFVDPETSLDVLHDFATRIGLMRDWFQNQSTIPHYDLTNSKRRLAIKKGAVSVDHRFTNAKLKAWRLPGISFSITTDQTRMKRKDVTRRLGWHDLQPDTLLKACVKCMGLKRGEKREVICVIRVVSVCKEPLSKLIFDRDYGNQEATREGFPEMTGEEFVAMFCKKMRVVPSTKVTRIEFSYV, from the coding sequence ATGTCACAAGTTCAACTCGACTTTTTTAATACCCCCGACGAGCCTGCTTTGAATTCTGTTTATGTGGATCCGATGTTAGGCTGTGCCAGAAATCCTAACTGGCGATACGACGAAGCGTGCCACATGTTTGTGGATCCGGAAACGTCTCTCGATGTACTACATGATTTCGCAACTCGCATCGGATTAATGAGAGACTGGTTTCAAAATCAATCTACAATTCCTCACTACGATTTGACAAATTCAAAACGTCGCCTGGCTATCAAAAAAGGCGCAGTTAGTGTCGATCATCGATTTACGAATGCGAAGCTCAAAGCCTGGCGTTTACCTGGGATTTCGTTTTCGATCACAACCGATCAGACCCGGATGAAACGCAAAGACGTAACCCGTCGCCTCGGTTGGCACGATTTACAGCCAGACACGTTGCTGAAGGCCTGCGTGAAATGCATGGGACTGAAACGTGGGGAAAAACGGGAAGTCATTTGTGTGATCCGTGTCGTTTCCGTCTGCAAGGAACCGTTGAGCAAACTAATTTTTGATCGTGATTATGGAAATCAGGAAGCGACGCGTGAAGGCTTTCCGGAAATGACAGGTGAAGAGTTTGTCGCCATGTTTTGTAAAAAGATGCGTGTCGTTCCATCAACCAAAGTCACACGCATTGAGTTTTCTTACGTTTGA
- a CDS encoding PLAT/LH2 domain-containing protein, with amino-acid sequence MTTRVAEYQIAIATSTVPSANTDDTVRLKVYNSGGERIENFNLDNPNRDDRERGRTDTFTFLPTRRYRTNDIEYFYLQIYGNDAWLPSAITIKTVNMQGNVDVQWSRLQWDPQHWLSTDRSDANGNAVPVYKLNKSLSRDRDDDSPPTSAFDPNHSEYEYD; translated from the coding sequence ATGACGACCAGGGTCGCTGAATATCAAATTGCTATTGCTACGTCCACTGTACCAAGTGCTAATACTGACGACACTGTTAGACTGAAGGTATATAATTCAGGTGGAGAGCGTATTGAGAACTTCAACCTCGACAACCCAAACAGAGACGATCGTGAACGAGGGCGTACGGACACGTTTACGTTTCTTCCGACCCGCAGATACCGTACTAACGATATTGAGTACTTCTATCTCCAGATCTACGGAAACGATGCATGGTTACCTTCAGCTATTACCATCAAGACTGTTAACATGCAGGGCAATGTCGATGTCCAATGGTCTAGACTTCAATGGGATCCTCAACATTGGCTGAGCACTGATCGATCAGACGCAAATGGTAATGCAGTTCCGGTCTACAAATTAAATAAATCTTTATCACGGGATCGTGATGATGATTCACCACCAACCAGTGCGTTCGACCCTAACCATTCTGAATACGAATATGATTGA
- a CDS encoding pYEATS domain-containing protein codes for MKDWIPLITELIWPTLIGFLIWWNKKWFVEFLDIIKKRVEEGGEIQLGPAGFSVGNAPLLPASVNPDDMIDDGSELENSQDTIPDEPSSNAIADKILLSHRTAFWKIKNGRAYYKIFITTHADNQETKSKIQKVVYHLHPTFKNPRRVISSEENDFLLKTNGWGEFVVRAEVYLEDIDEPVKLNRYIDLNP; via the coding sequence ATGAAAGATTGGATACCGTTAATAACGGAACTGATTTGGCCAACTTTAATTGGATTTCTTATTTGGTGGAATAAAAAATGGTTTGTAGAATTTCTCGATATCATAAAGAAACGGGTAGAAGAAGGAGGAGAAATTCAGCTTGGGCCAGCAGGGTTCTCAGTTGGGAATGCCCCTCTTCTTCCAGCCAGCGTAAATCCCGATGATATGATAGACGATGGTTCCGAGCTTGAGAACTCACAAGACACCATCCCTGATGAACCTAGTTCCAATGCTATTGCTGATAAGATTTTACTTTCTCATAGAACTGCTTTCTGGAAAATAAAGAATGGTAGAGCTTATTACAAAATATTCATAACAACACACGCGGATAATCAGGAGACGAAGTCTAAAATACAAAAAGTCGTATATCATCTCCATCCAACATTTAAGAATCCTAGACGAGTGATATCGTCTGAAGAAAATGACTTTCTTCTTAAGACGAATGGCTGGGGAGAGTTTGTGGTAAGAGCTGAGGTTTATTTAGAAGATATAGACGAACCAGTAAAGCTCAATAGATACATTGATTTAAATCCCTAG
- a CDS encoding DUF2513 domain-containing protein, producing MKRDMELIRELMLQLESEKLPLLSEPIKDWNVDQVKYHKRLILDSKYAEGKNLSTFELEEYQLTRLTSKGHDFVDAARDKNVWKTSLNKVIEMGGGVTIAILHDYLVATIKKNLGLP from the coding sequence GTGAAACGTGACATGGAGCTCATCCGAGAACTTATGCTTCAGCTGGAATCAGAAAAGTTACCTCTTCTTAGTGAACCGATCAAAGACTGGAATGTCGATCAGGTAAAGTACCACAAGCGTCTGATACTAGATTCAAAATATGCGGAAGGAAAAAACCTCAGTACTTTTGAGCTCGAAGAATATCAATTGACTCGATTGACTAGCAAAGGTCATGATTTTGTTGATGCAGCTAGGGACAAAAATGTTTGGAAAACTTCCCTAAATAAAGTAATTGAAATGGGCGGAGGTGTTACGATCGCGATTTTACATGACTATCTTGTCGCAACCATAAAAAAGAATTTGGGGCTTCCCTAA
- a CDS encoding restriction endonuclease, whose protein sequence is MTDAELTQKLEDLRKLIVDWATERDLWYDSSFTDWVTHFDMEPTQIPCVLVMTYEGPLFEIINGYADSALEDEFTELFDDTGFYFELHDHVTACFYPSNDELIPHYQQFFEWQWICKLVAEDYGDLYEELFEYFQAKPERLRDLHHRDFERLLDSVFRNNGYLSTLGPGSGDGGVDLRLYHKDAIGDVTTLVQAKRYAESRAINLEAVAALSAVVEDERANRGLFVTTSRFLPSAKKFADRQQQRITLATSGDVQRWCNTASTRILRDKSQLVTQSHVSSLLTDHDNEQIVYASWGYNCTLISFAIILKETKNAALLMYLPSKHIDGDGQVGTVVPDTTATSIENLNADNVMRATRSKSEYNDTVYFHADHKLFERWDGNPVYFNSMD, encoded by the coding sequence ATGACAGACGCAGAACTCACACAGAAACTCGAAGATCTGCGAAAGCTCATTGTTGATTGGGCGACTGAACGCGACCTGTGGTACGACTCGTCGTTCACCGACTGGGTGACCCATTTTGACATGGAACCTACCCAGATTCCGTGCGTCTTGGTGATGACATATGAAGGGCCTCTTTTTGAAATCATCAATGGCTATGCGGACTCAGCACTCGAAGACGAGTTCACGGAACTCTTCGATGATACCGGATTCTACTTCGAGCTACACGACCACGTTACCGCGTGCTTCTACCCATCGAACGATGAACTCATTCCCCACTACCAGCAATTCTTCGAGTGGCAATGGATTTGCAAACTTGTCGCGGAAGACTATGGAGACCTCTACGAAGAACTGTTTGAGTACTTTCAAGCCAAGCCTGAACGTCTTCGTGATTTACACCATCGCGATTTTGAAAGACTGCTGGATTCTGTATTTCGAAATAACGGCTACCTCTCCACACTCGGACCGGGATCTGGAGATGGTGGCGTCGACTTGCGTCTCTATCACAAAGACGCAATCGGAGATGTGACAACGTTGGTTCAAGCGAAGCGGTATGCAGAGAGTCGCGCAATCAATCTAGAGGCCGTCGCCGCCCTTAGTGCTGTCGTTGAGGACGAGAGGGCGAATCGCGGCCTGTTCGTTACGACGTCACGGTTTCTGCCAAGCGCGAAGAAGTTCGCGGATCGCCAGCAACAGCGAATCACGCTTGCGACTTCGGGTGATGTTCAGAGATGGTGCAATACAGCATCTACTCGAATCCTTCGTGACAAATCACAACTTGTCACGCAATCCCACGTATCATCGCTACTCACGGATCACGATAACGAGCAAATCGTCTATGCCAGTTGGGGCTATAACTGCACACTCATCAGCTTTGCGATTATTCTCAAGGAAACAAAGAACGCAGCCCTACTGATGTATCTTCCATCCAAACACATCGATGGCGACGGACAAGTCGGTACCGTTGTTCCGGACACTACTGCGACGTCAATAGAAAATCTCAATGCCGACAATGTAATGCGCGCCACGCGTTCAAAATCGGAATACAATGACACGGTCTACTTCCATGCGGACCACAAGTTATTCGAACGGTGGGACGGAAATCCGGTATACTTCAACTCAATGGACTAA
- a CDS encoding RNA polymerase sigma factor has protein sequence MTAQSSFQDLLNQLQRGDQDAATKIYERYAQQLIAKARIHLGTRLQNKVDAEDLVQSVYRSFFHRFAQGQYELENWESLWGLLILITLRKCGRKINHFYANKRDINREIEPNIGTEESARHWEAIAREPTPEEAAVLTETMEQFLETFNPRQRNMITLFLQGYTQQEISSQVGCSERTVRRVLDLARIELNT, from the coding sequence TTGACTGCACAAAGTTCGTTCCAGGACCTTCTAAACCAACTTCAGAGAGGCGATCAAGATGCAGCAACAAAGATATACGAACGCTATGCACAGCAATTGATTGCAAAAGCTCGCATCCATCTCGGTACACGTTTACAAAACAAAGTGGATGCTGAAGATTTAGTGCAATCGGTATACCGCAGCTTTTTTCACCGCTTTGCCCAAGGACAATATGAGTTGGAGAACTGGGAGAGTTTGTGGGGGTTGCTGATATTAATCACACTCCGAAAGTGTGGTAGAAAAATCAATCATTTTTATGCAAACAAACGTGATATCAATCGGGAAATAGAACCAAATATTGGAACAGAGGAATCAGCAAGACACTGGGAAGCGATCGCACGAGAGCCCACACCAGAAGAAGCAGCAGTGTTAACTGAAACTATGGAGCAATTTTTGGAAACATTTAATCCCAGACAGAGAAATATGATTACTCTTTTCCTCCAAGGATATACGCAACAAGAAATTAGCAGTCAAGTGGGTTGCAGCGAAAGAACTGTGCGCCGTGTTCTCGACCTAGCACGAATAGAACTGAATACTTGA
- a CDS encoding WD40 domain-containing protein: MNSQLRQGHISVVDQKTVEKIVERFEVAWQTATPPAIEDFVPETGHLRTVVIIELVHSDLDFRIKAGERVRIEEYFNRFPELHKDKETFCELVEAEYHIRQRQEPLLNPSEYWARFSEQHQLLRQIFPDQVIVAATGHSFNSSPSLKEETTNPPKTRRDPADIQGKQFGDYVLIDEIARGGMGVVFKAEQKRLNRVVALKMILAGQLATEHDINRFQQEAEAAAKLEHPNIVPIYEVGEHHQRHYFSMGLIEGNSLADQLKESPLPSEEATRILIAVTEAVAYGHDQGIVHRDLKPDNILMDKNGQPRVTDFGLAKSLGESSGMSVTGQIMGTPSYMPPEQARGDHSAINQLSDVYSLGAVLYATLTGRPPFQAANAMDTLKQVLEQEPVSPRQLNPAVDADLETVCLKCLSKEKAGRYQSANALVKELGRYQNGRPIKARPIGIGTRFGRWCKRNPIVAGLSTALAVSLVIGTITSALFAVKMNRSAIEARKASQEAAEMSEQRRIALVNAEEAIKKERRTAETERKARQKADQLLYASQVRTSQRLLKETHISAARNILMATSPTLRSWEYSYLYSMLDVSKQTLQGHLSKVISVAFSPDGTRIVSGSWDNTVKIWDATQGQEIRTLKGHKGRVNSATFSPDGTRIVSGSNDNTVKIWDAAQGQEIRTLKGHTSGVTRVAFSPDGARIVSSSFDHTVKIWDATQGQELITIRGHSKYVTSVAFNPDGTRIVSGSNDNTVKIWDAAQGQEIRTLKGHTSTVSSVAFSPDGTRIVSGSHDNTGIIWDTKQGRELITLKGHTDSVTSIAFSPDGTRIVSGSWDFTMKIWNAAQGQEIRTLKGHTSSVSSVAFSPDGTRIVSGSRDNTVKIWDATQGQEIRTLKGHTDRVTSVAFSPDGTRIVSGSGDKTVKIWDAAQGQEIHTLKGHTSSVSSVAFSPDGTRIVSGSWDNTVKIWDAMQDQELITLKGHTDRVTSVAFSSDGTRIVSGSNDNTVKIWDAAQGQEIRTLKGHTSGVRSVAFSPDGARIVSGSGDKTVRIWDATQGQELVTLRGHSKYVTSVAFNPDGTRIIVGSYDSTMKIWDARHGRELLTLRGHSSGVSSVAFSSDGARIVSGSLDKTVKIWDATQGQELLTFQWYSSGVSSVAFSPDEVRIVSGGGDNTVKIWDAAQGQEIRTLKGHTSGFSSVRFNSDRARIVSDSNDKTLKDTPSVVLARERGLNLKIPSYNGIRMGISLDKMKNELTKQGIKYGNFFTYKDGKGFVVSNTSFRFTSSNKLFQIYVFGPSMKIQGGLKLQSSTIKEFETFLGVRSTKTKAPNGHEFHHTIIGDTAELILISRNDTPEIVSYIMLTIRN; encoded by the coding sequence ATGAATTCGCAATTACGACAGGGACATATTTCTGTGGTAGACCAGAAAACGGTGGAGAAAATTGTTGAACGATTCGAAGTTGCCTGGCAAACGGCTACTCCTCCTGCTATAGAAGATTTTGTTCCTGAAACCGGACATTTACGAACTGTAGTGATCATTGAACTAGTCCATTCTGATCTTGATTTTCGCATTAAAGCGGGTGAACGAGTTCGTATTGAAGAATACTTCAATCGATTTCCCGAACTTCACAAAGACAAAGAAACGTTCTGTGAGTTGGTTGAAGCAGAATATCACATTAGACAACGACAGGAGCCATTGCTGAACCCCTCAGAATACTGGGCACGATTTTCTGAACAGCATCAACTCCTTCGACAGATCTTTCCAGATCAAGTGATAGTTGCAGCAACAGGTCACTCTTTTAATTCTTCACCGTCTCTTAAAGAAGAGACGACGAATCCACCTAAAACAAGGAGAGATCCAGCAGACATTCAAGGCAAACAGTTCGGGGATTATGTCCTGATTGATGAAATTGCACGGGGTGGAATGGGGGTCGTTTTCAAAGCCGAGCAAAAAAGGCTTAATCGTGTTGTAGCCTTGAAGATGATTCTGGCTGGACAATTAGCAACAGAACATGACATCAACCGTTTTCAACAGGAAGCGGAAGCGGCAGCCAAGTTGGAACACCCCAATATTGTACCAATCTATGAAGTGGGTGAACATCATCAACGACATTACTTCTCGATGGGGTTGATTGAAGGGAATAGCCTGGCAGATCAACTCAAAGAAAGCCCATTGCCATCGGAAGAAGCAACTCGTATTTTGATCGCTGTTACTGAAGCGGTTGCGTATGGTCATGATCAAGGGATCGTTCATCGTGATTTGAAGCCTGATAATATTTTAATGGACAAAAACGGGCAACCTCGTGTGACAGATTTTGGGTTAGCTAAATCACTTGGCGAATCTAGTGGGATGTCAGTCACGGGACAAATCATGGGAACTCCTAGCTATATGCCTCCCGAACAGGCGAGAGGAGATCATAGTGCCATTAATCAACTTTCAGATGTTTATTCACTCGGTGCAGTTCTCTATGCTACATTAACAGGTCGGCCTCCCTTCCAGGCTGCGAATGCCATGGACACCCTCAAGCAAGTTCTTGAACAAGAACCAGTTTCACCTCGTCAACTGAACCCGGCAGTCGATGCGGATCTTGAAACCGTTTGTTTGAAATGTCTGTCGAAAGAAAAGGCAGGACGGTATCAGTCAGCAAATGCCTTAGTAAAGGAACTAGGGAGATATCAAAATGGAAGACCCATTAAGGCTAGACCTATTGGAATAGGCACACGTTTCGGGCGGTGGTGTAAACGTAACCCGATAGTGGCTGGATTGAGTACAGCTCTGGCTGTTTCTCTGGTGATTGGTACTATAACATCAGCCCTTTTCGCCGTAAAAATGAACAGAAGCGCGATTGAAGCAAGAAAAGCAAGTCAAGAAGCAGCTGAAATGTCTGAACAGCGACGTATTGCACTTGTTAATGCAGAAGAGGCAATAAAGAAAGAGCGACGAACAGCTGAAACTGAACGTAAAGCACGACAAAAAGCGGACCAGTTATTGTATGCTAGTCAGGTTAGAACGTCCCAACGCCTTTTGAAAGAAACACATATTTCAGCAGCCAGAAACATACTGATGGCAACGAGCCCGACCTTACGGAGCTGGGAGTACTCTTATCTCTACAGTATGTTAGATGTGAGCAAGCAGACACTCCAGGGACATCTCTCTAAAGTCATCAGTGTCGCCTTCAGTCCGGATGGAACGCGCATCGTCAGTGGTAGTTGGGACAACACAGTGAAGATTTGGGATGCCACGCAGGGTCAGGAAATACGCACACTCAAGGGACATAAAGGCAGAGTCAACAGTGCCACATTCAGTCCGGATGGAACACGCATTGTTAGTGGCAGTAATGACAACACGGTGAAAATCTGGGATGCCGCGCAGGGCCAGGAAATACGCACACTCAAGGGGCATACCTCTGGGGTCACCAGAGTCGCCTTCAGCCCGGATGGAGCACGCATCGTCAGTAGCAGTTTTGACCACACTGTCAAAATCTGGGATGCCACGCAGGGCCAGGAATTGATCACAATTCGAGGACATTCTAAATATGTCACCAGTGTTGCTTTCAATCCGGATGGAACACGCATTGTTAGTGGCAGTAATGACAACACGGTGAAAATCTGGGATGCCGCGCAGGGCCAGGAAATACGCACACTCAAGGGGCATACCTCTACGGTCAGCAGTGTCGCCTTCAGCCCGGACGGAACGCGCATCGTCAGTGGTAGTCACGACAACACGGGCATAATTTGGGATACCAAACAAGGTCGGGAGTTGATCACACTCAAGGGACATACAGATAGTGTGACCAGTATCGCCTTCAGCCCAGATGGAACGCGAATAGTCAGTGGCAGCTGGGATTTCACCATGAAAATCTGGAATGCCGCGCAGGGCCAGGAAATACGCACACTCAAGGGGCATACCTCTTCGGTCAGTAGTGTCGCCTTCAGTCCGGATGGAACGCGCATCGTCAGTGGCAGCCGGGACAACACGGTGAAGATTTGGGATGCCACGCAGGGTCAGGAAATACGCACACTCAAGGGACACACAGACAGAGTCACCAGTGTCGCCTTCAGTCCGGATGGAACACGTATTGTCAGTGGTAGTGGAGACAAAACGGTGAAAATCTGGGATGCCGCGCAGGGCCAGGAAATACACACACTCAAGGGGCATACCTCTTCGGTCAGTAGTGTCGCCTTCAGTCCGGATGGAACGCGCATCGTCAGTGGTAGCTGGGACAACACGGTGAAGATTTGGGATGCCATGCAGGACCAGGAGTTGATTACACTCAAGGGACACACAGACAGAGTCACCAGTGTCGCCTTCAGTTCGGATGGAACGCGCATCGTCAGTGGCAGTAATGACAACACGGTGAAAATCTGGGATGCCGCGCAGGGCCAGGAAATACGCACACTCAAGGGGCATACCTCTGGGGTTCGCAGCGTCGCCTTCAGCCCGGACGGAGCACGCATCGTCAGTGGCAGTGGAGACAAAACGGTGAGAATCTGGGATGCCACGCAGGGCCAGGAATTGGTCACACTTCGAGGGCATTCTAAATATGTCACCAGTGTTGCTTTCAATCCGGATGGAACACGCATCATTGTTGGCAGTTACGACAGCACAATGAAAATCTGGGATGCCAGGCATGGTCGGGAGTTACTCACACTCCGGGGGCATTCCTCTGGGGTCAGCAGTGTCGCCTTCAGTTCGGATGGCGCGCGCATCGTCAGTGGCAGTTTAGACAAAACGGTGAAAATCTGGGATGCCACGCAGGGCCAGGAGTTGCTTACATTCCAGTGGTATAGCTCTGGGGTCAGCAGTGTCGCCTTCAGCCCGGATGAAGTACGCATTGTCAGTGGTGGTGGAGACAACACGGTGAAAATCTGGGATGCCGCGCAGGGCCAGGAAATACGCACACTCAAGGGGCATACTTCTGGTTTCAGCAGTGTCAGATTCAATTCGGATAGAGCACGCATCGTCAGTGATAGTAATGACAAAACGTTGAAGGATACACCGTCAGTCGTTCTCGCCCGTGAAAGAGGATTAAATCTCAAGATACCTAGCTACAATGGAATACGAATGGGTATCTCACTGGATAAGATGAAGAATGAATTAACGAAGCAAGGCATCAAATATGGAAACTTTTTCACGTATAAAGATGGCAAAGGTTTTGTTGTATCTAATACTAGTTTTCGGTTCACATCTAGCAACAAACTCTTTCAGATATATGTGTTCGGCCCAAGCATGAAAATCCAAGGTGGACTTAAATTGCAATCTTCGACAATTAAAGAGTTTGAAACATTTCTAGGAGTTCGCAGTACAAAAACAAAAGCACCAAATGGACACGAGTTCCATCACACAATAATTGGTGATACAGCAGAGCTTATTCTGATCTCTCGAAATGATACTCCAGAGATAGTTTCTTATATTATGTTGACGATTCGAAACTGA